Genomic window (Nicotiana sylvestris chromosome 7, ASM39365v2, whole genome shotgun sequence):
ATTCTTGTAAGGTTTCAATTTAACCAAACCTTGTTATCTTAACTCTTCAATATTGTgggggaaaaaaggaaaaattaataaataaagatTTGCATAAACATGCAGAGGCGATAGATTCAACCAAGCTCTATTAAATTGGGACTGTCTCGCGTACATGTGAATCTCTAATTGAACTCGCTATTATATTCTGTAATGCTGATCATTCTGATCTTGAATATTTGCCGCAATTCCTATTGACAGCATCGTCATGAGCACCGGCGGTTCGATGATTCCGAGCAATGTAGGGAAGACGATCCATGATATAAAGGAGATCGCTGGTGGCAAGCACAGCGACGATGACATTTACGCCATGCTCAAAGAATGCAACATGGATCCCAATGACACTGCTCAGAAGCTTTTGTATCTCGGTTCGTATATATTTCTCCACTTTAATTAATCTCTTGTTTTTTCTTAATCAGCTTTATGCATTTATATGATGAATGCTGCAATAAAAAGCCTTTGGATGATCATGAATCTCAACTAGTTTGAAATTACGGTGTAGCTTGATTGATGTATGCTCACGACCATTTTATGTTAATCTTATGACGTGCGGTTTCTCAGGTGTTTACTTTCTCCaataacaacaacatacctaggagggtagtgtgtatatATACCTTAATCCCAACCTTGAGAAGGTAGAGCGACTGTTTCCAAGAGACCATCGGCGCATAATCACAACAAATAGGATAAGGAAATACAACAAAGAAGAATCTATGTAAAGAGAAATAGTAATTACGGTTAGAAAAAAAGATAACCGAAGCAAAAGAAACAAGTATTATTAGAAATCTAAGAAATGGAAGTACAAGAATACATTAGTACTACAAGTATAGAAACGCAATACATGTACCAAAAGGAATTACGCTTGACGACTATCTAACCTACTACCCTAATTTTCGATCTCTACGCCCTTCTATCAAAGGTCATGTTCTCGGCAAGCTGAATATGTGTCATGTTCTGCTTAGTCGCCTCTCCTCAATACTTTTTCGGCCTACCTCTACCTTTCCTTGGCCTCACCATAGCCTACCTCTCACACTTCCTTGCTGAGGCATCTGTGCATCTCCTCCTCACATGACCGAACCATCTTACCCGCACTTTCCCCATCTTGTCCACTGTGGAGGTCACTCTCACCTcatcccgaatatcttcattcttaaTCATATCTCTcctagtatgcccacacatccatttTAGCATCCTCATTTTTGCTACTTTCATCTTGTGAACATGAGATgtcttaactggccaacactccGCCCCATATATACAACATAGTCGGTTTAATAAacactctgtagaacttacctttaagtcttAATAGCACTTTCTTATCACACAAGATGCCATACGCAAACATCAATTTCATCCGCCCCGCTCGAACACGATGAGTGATATCAACGCCAAACTCCCTTTACCTTGGAGGCTTGGATCACAgacccaagatacttgaaacttCCTCTCTTGGGTATGACTTGTGTATCTAGCCTCATTTTCATGTTAGCCTTCAAAGTCACGTCattgaacttgcactccaagtattttgttttaatcctactaaacttgaaacctttagactctagTGTCTgcctccaaacctccagcctagTATATATTAACACCGCCTCTGCGTCTCATCAACAAGAACTATATCATctgcaaataacatgcaccaAGGTACCTCTCCTTGAATATGTCGCAGCAACTCATCTATCACTAGGGCAAATAAGAACCGGCTAAGAGCTGATACCTAGTGCAATCCTGAAAAGTGGACTGGGGTCTCTTCCCACTGTCCGCACACGGGTCTTGCTCCATCGCACATGTACATGTCCTTAATCCAAGTGTTTTTTTTTCCTTAGCTGAAATTATTAGGTTGGTTTTTGGTGAGATAAAAATAggatttttgttttgtgtttCAGTTTTTTGATAGGCTCAGATGTGTCTACTTGCCACGGGAACATAAAGAACTTGATATACGCATAATTGattgatattttgtacttaaTACCTGCTTCTCAATTTATTTGTCATAAGCAGCTGCCTATAGAGTTTTCTTTAGTTAAGCTTTGAGCGTCCTTCGTGGAGTTAAGTATCACACAATTCTCAATCTCTTTGTGGTATATTTAGATCAATGTATTATTACTTTTGTCCAAAAGAGCAGCCCCTCGCCCTCTTCTATTCCAaccaagaggggggggggggagggataAATGAGCATCGGTAATATCCTGTTTTCTGCATGCAAGAATGTTCCATTTCTATGTTCTATAGTGTACTGTGCTTTAAGTAGAGTTACCATGCTAATCAAGTAGGAAATTCTGGAACCTATATCTCTTTCTTTAGAAATATTGTTTGTATTCACTTTTTACTTCCAACTCAATATAAACAACCGCAGTTGTTtatttattgatataattttttTGCCTAATTTTTCGAATATCTGCATTCATGTGGAGTAATTGTTTAGCCTATTAAATTATTGTTTTTCTTTAAGCTCAAGCAAAAACTACCTAATTCTGCAGATACTTTCCATGAGGTCAAAAGGAAACGAGACAGAAAGAAAGCAGTAAGCATTTCCATCAACTTGGATTATAAAATTTTCACTTAGCTTGATAGTTCATAGTTTCACCATCTCTTTATCACAGAAAGCCAGCAACCAAACTTCTGAGGGTTACAGGTGGATGTCAGGCATGCAGCGGAGAGGGGCCAGGAATGGTCGTGAGAGAATTTCTGCAAATTACATCACTGATGGTATATAGGAGTTAATTTAATGTGGTCATGATCTTGATCGATTAACTCTCCTGCTTTTCTTGAGCATCCAGGATGTTGTGTGTTGAATTATGTTTTCAGCCTTTGAACATACAATTCAAGAATGATTGAAAACTTTCATGAGCAAAAAAAAGATCAGTTGTCCTCTCCTCTTTAATATTCGTCTGCTGGCTGTACAAGTATTCTGTCTTTTTTAAACTGTCATAGCTGGGGTCTGCACTTTTACTTATCATTTGAAGAACTGGTGTCAAGTTTATTGAAAAGATAAAAGTTAGTAAAATTTCTCATATTCTTCAGTCACAAGGTTAAGACACAAGAAAATGAAGGTGTTTGCCTTAAGGATGATTGATCGTGGATATACATTTGGTTTACAATTATTATTATATGTCTGTAAATTGAGAAGAACTAGAACTTTTTTCATGGTTCCAATTGCATCTATAGTTCTTATATCCTGCTTGATAGGTTGATAGAGCatgttccttttcttttcctattGTAGTGGTAGTCCTGCCTTCATGTGCAATATTTTGATATATGCACGTTCTCTTATCACTTATATAGCGTGGCATCTGTTGGAACTTGAAAGGGTGTTTCTTATTGGTGGACAGAGATGTATTTTCTCGATTTATGGCTTGCAGGGTTAGCtaaccccctttcctttattgtCACCAGATGCCAGTGGCAGACGACACGTTAATAAAGAAAATGGAGTCATTAGTTTGAAGGATAGAAGTTCTAAGACCTCCATGCCGGTTGCACATAAAACTAATCCACATCCTAGCAAGGAATCTGCTATTGAGGTATCTGCAGATGATCCTAGTTACAGTAGAGTTGCTTCATTTGTTAATGTAAACAAGTTGGCAAAAGTTTCAACTCTACCTCCTAATTTAATAAAccatcatccaaacttggatcCTGGCCCCACTCCTGCCCCCACCCCCACCTTTGCACCTGGAACCAGATTTCAAAGTAAAACTGTCATATCAAGACCTAATGAGCTTGTGACAAGCACAACTTTAGCATTGGTATCTGGTGTCTACTCCTCTGCCTCAGATCCTGTCCTAGTTCCAGCCTTGAATACCCGAAACTCAGGAATAGTTGGTACAATAAAACGTGAGATAGGCAGCCAGCGCACTGCTACCGAATCCACTGTGTCTCCTGTGAATGAAGGAAAATTAGATGCTTGTCAAAGTCCTCCCCGGAATACTCATTCACTCATTGGAACTGTCAACTGCATAAACACAGCAGCACCTTCTATAGAACCAGTTGTTGCAATTAATCGTGAAAGTCAGCATTCCAATCAAGTTAAAGGTCATTCAGAAGGTACCACTTCAATTTATATTGACTCTCCTTCAATTCATTTTATCTTTTTTGATAGTTTGAATTTAAGGGGGCTAAAACCTCCTTCAGTTAAGTAATAGGATGGAGCTCTTGTATTTATGTAAGCTGCTTAATGTCAAAGGTCTAAGTATAATATTATTAATGTGGTTTTTGAGATATACATGAGAGAAATAGCTGGCTATCTTACAAATCCATTTCACTGCCATCAATTCAAGATGTTGATAACTGCTACCTGGCCTTATCATTTGTTGAACCATTGAATTTGGTTGGCTTTCAAGACGCTAATAACTGCTACCTAGCTATATCGTCGGACTTGGACCATGGAATTTGGTCGTCTTTCAAGCAAAAtcagataataataataacataacCTTCATGAGTTTACCCATGTGTTGCTTTTGTGGAGGAGGAAGAAGACTCTTGTGATTCagactttcttttttctttcctttcttggTGATCTCACTTTATCATAATTTTATGCAGTATTGCCATCTCAGGCTGCAGCTGTTGCAAAGGGAGCCCATTTACCTTCACTTTCTAAACTAAATTCTGCCATGGAAAAAGCAGTTCCACAGCTTGACATGAAATTGGAGAAGTTAAACATCTCTTCCCGTTGTCAGCCCGTTATTTTTCCGAATCATCTTCAAGTACCTGAATCTTTTAGGAGTGGATTGACTTTCGGTAGTTTGGATCCACACTTTGATCCAAGCATAAGCTGCGGCAAAGACTCGGTGCCTGTGGAGACTGTTCCAGCTAATGATAGAACTTCCATGGAAACCGGGAGGTCGGTAACGGAGTGACATGTCATGCTTTTGTATTCATTTATGATTTTATATATCTAATGTGTCTCTACTGAAGCATTTTTACTGATTTGTTGTGGTCTGAAGGCATGCCAATATTCTGTTGTAATCATGTATAACATTTTGATGAAGATTCCATGACAAAATTCCCTCTGGACTGTCAAGATTTTTTCTAGTGTAGCTTATAGTCACACAAGGATGACCACGTCATTATGCTTATCCTGGGCTTGTCTGTAGGACAGTAACGGTACACTGAGTACTCTTTTCTCTATATCTTATACTTGACCTCTCATCAACATACAGAACTAATTGCAGCTACCAGGATGCATCTTCAGCAGCTCAGGGAGGTGATTATCCTGATAATTCGCTTTCACACCAGCATGGATCTGAAAATATATCACCTTTTGAGGTATCTGGTGCCTCTCGTGTGTATGATCAGTCAAAGCCGGAGGTATATGCAGGCTCACAATTGCCACTGCAGACACCTCTTGATTATAGCTTGGGTTTTGTACCACCCGCACTAGGGCCCCAACTTGTACGTATTGAGGGACCAGAACAGCAGGTATGTCATTATGGCCCTAATACATCTCTACTCTCCATATATATTTCATTCTAAAATATTCTTTTGCCCTTGCTTCTGCCTGTGCTGTCAAATTGAATACTTAGTCAATTGCCTGTTACATAAGACAATGCTAACTCTATAAATAATTTGAATGAGTAGATCTTGCTGTGAGGGCAATTGAAGGATTACTTTAAGATAGAACAAATTTGGCATAACTTCTCGGTTCACTTGCAGATTAGTTGTTTATGTAGTTTTTCATCTCTTGAGTGGTGGTGCTTCATTTGTGTTGGACAACAATTGACTTAAAACAATTATACTTGTGTATATCCAGGGT
Coding sequences:
- the LOC104245135 gene encoding GBF-interacting protein 1-like encodes the protein MSTGGSMIPSNVGKTIHDIKEIAGGKHSDDDIYAMLKECNMDPNDTAQKLLYLDTFHEVKRKRDRKKAKASNQTSEGYRWMSGMQRRGARNGRERISANYITDDASGRRHVNKENGVISLKDRSSKTSMPVAHKTNPHPSKESAIEVSADDPSYSRVASFVNVNKLAKVSTLPPNLINHHPNLDPGPTPAPTPTFAPGTRFQSKTVISRPNELVTSTTLALVSGVYSSASDPVLVPALNTRNSGIVGTIKREIGSQRTATESTVSPVNEGKLDACQSPPRNTHSLIGTVNCINTAAPSIEPVVAINRESQHSNQVKGHSEVLPSQAAAVAKGAHLPSLSKLNSAMEKAVPQLDMKLEKLNISSRCQPVIFPNHLQVPESFRSGLTFGSLDPHFDPSISCGKDSVPVETVPANDRTSMETGRTNCSYQDASSAAQGGDYPDNSLSHQHGSENISPFEVSGASRVYDQSKPEVYAGSQLPLQTPLDYSLGFVPPALGPQLVRIEGPEQQGGNSQAPSMSCSNSSVAQPIGLGQSSVTVPPHLFPLVRQPFPPNYIPYNPYIPHLYMPQSAHQFLGPSGFPQQPSAANFYMSPSVTAAGVKLPLPSLYKPAAIAGNLNLFGVPTGYSSYGSSSVSYSATPAPVCSASNEDLTASELKEKNYSMQKQNEDSHFRTSAPGRDLSMLQANYFYNFPQDQQVAFAQAHSANSSFPGINPSQTIAVPSNVQPLAQQPQTVTGSVESDLPTSGARQQPQANINWNNKLLNRKNI